The proteins below come from a single Mycolicibacterium sp. TY81 genomic window:
- a CDS encoding lipoprotein LpqH: MVRKTLVIGVVALGLAGCSTENSKPTAGSPNSGLRAPQVIVDGQQRPVSGGVTCHRAGDNVTIGIGDISSGVGAVVTTSDPPQVRTVGLGTVDGVALGFTSSEPGEADQAVAAVRGKSYAIKGTASGSDLSNPRSPQQVSKSFEMDVACP, translated from the coding sequence TTGGTACGCAAGACTCTCGTGATCGGTGTGGTCGCGCTAGGACTGGCCGGTTGTTCCACGGAGAACTCCAAACCGACTGCCGGCTCACCGAATTCGGGCTTGCGCGCGCCGCAGGTCATCGTTGACGGACAGCAGCGGCCGGTGAGCGGTGGGGTGACCTGCCACCGGGCGGGTGACAACGTCACGATCGGGATCGGCGACATCTCCAGCGGGGTCGGCGCGGTGGTGACGACGAGCGATCCGCCACAGGTTCGTACCGTCGGGCTCGGCACCGTCGACGGTGTCGCGCTGGGGTTCACGAGCTCCGAGCCCGGCGAGGCGGACCAGGCCGTCGCCGCCGTGCGGGGCAAGTCGTACGCGATCAAGGGCACCGCCAGCGGTAGTGACCTGAGCAATCCGCGGTCGCCGCAGCAGGTGAGCAAGAGCTTCGAGATGGATGTCGCCTGCCCGTAA
- the chrA gene encoding chromate efflux transporter, translating to MTTPAEDASPRVSLGTVLREWGTIGCIGFGGPPTHIKLLRSLCVERRRWIGATEFEDAIATCNLLPGPASTQLSIYCAWRVRGRLGALVGGAAFIIPGLIVILGLAALFLAGSPPRWVLAAGAGAGAAVAAVAVHAGAALVPASWQRRSSSIRWLGYVASGAVAAALLGPWLVVVLLACGAIELVRTTTLPRSGARSMPVLAFQSLALGTLGSLCWVALKVGALSYGGGFVIIPLMQADAVDHYHWMTGAQFLNAVALGQITPGPVVQTVAVVGYAAAGLLGGVLASVVAFSPSFLFILLGARHFDRIRSNGYVRAFLDGAGPAAVGAILGSAVPLAMSISQTWQYVVLAVAVVAVFSRVNVVITLLLAAGAGVLATAFGLPLPG from the coding sequence GTGACCACCCCGGCAGAGGATGCATCGCCCCGAGTGTCCCTGGGCACCGTACTGCGTGAGTGGGGCACCATCGGATGCATCGGTTTCGGTGGGCCGCCCACGCACATCAAGCTGTTACGCAGCCTGTGCGTGGAGCGGCGCCGCTGGATCGGTGCCACCGAGTTCGAAGACGCGATCGCCACCTGCAACCTGTTGCCGGGGCCGGCGTCGACGCAGCTGTCGATCTATTGCGCCTGGCGCGTCCGTGGCCGCCTGGGTGCGCTGGTGGGTGGCGCCGCATTCATCATTCCGGGGCTCATCGTCATCCTCGGCCTGGCGGCGTTGTTCCTGGCCGGTTCCCCACCACGGTGGGTGCTGGCCGCCGGGGCCGGCGCGGGCGCGGCGGTGGCCGCCGTCGCCGTCCATGCCGGGGCCGCATTGGTTCCTGCCAGTTGGCAGCGGCGTAGCAGCTCCATCCGGTGGCTGGGGTATGTCGCATCGGGCGCGGTCGCGGCGGCGCTGCTGGGCCCGTGGCTGGTGGTGGTGTTGTTGGCCTGTGGCGCAATCGAATTGGTGCGGACGACGACGCTGCCCCGGTCCGGTGCTCGCAGCATGCCGGTCCTGGCGTTCCAGTCCCTCGCGCTGGGCACGCTGGGTTCGCTGTGCTGGGTGGCGTTGAAGGTCGGCGCGCTGTCGTACGGCGGCGGCTTCGTCATCATTCCGCTCATGCAGGCCGATGCCGTTGACCACTACCACTGGATGACCGGGGCGCAGTTCCTCAATGCTGTTGCGCTGGGCCAGATCACGCCGGGACCGGTGGTGCAGACTGTCGCCGTCGTCGGCTATGCCGCCGCGGGACTGCTCGGCGGGGTGCTGGCCTCGGTGGTGGCCTTCAGCCCGTCGTTCCTGTTCATCCTGTTGGGCGCCAGGCACTTCGACCGGATTCGCAGCAATGGATACGTGCGGGCCTTCCTGGACGGCGCGGGTCCGGCCGCTGTCGGTGCCATCCTCGGCTCGGCGGTGCCACTGGCCATGTCGATCAGCCAGACCTGGCAGTACGTCGTGCTGGCGGTGGCGGTGGTCGCGGTGTTCAGCCGGGTCAACGTCGTGATCACCTTGCTGCTGGCCGCCGGGGCCGGCGTCCTCGCCACCGCATTCGGCCTGCCCTTGCCGGGCTGA
- a CDS encoding Rv2640c family ArsR-like transcriptional regulator: MPKALPVIDMSAPLCCAPVAASPTDDAAALDLAMRLKALADPARVKLMSLLFTCDEPCTTGSLAAVVGLAESTVSHHLGQLRAAGFVISERQGMNVHHTPRRDALAALCRVLDPNCC, encoded by the coding sequence ATGCCCAAGGCACTGCCCGTGATCGACATGTCGGCGCCGTTGTGCTGCGCCCCGGTAGCCGCGAGCCCGACGGATGACGCCGCGGCCCTCGACCTGGCCATGCGGCTCAAGGCACTCGCCGACCCCGCGCGTGTGAAACTGATGTCGCTGCTGTTCACTTGTGACGAGCCCTGTACCACCGGCTCCCTCGCCGCCGTTGTGGGCCTGGCCGAATCGACGGTCAGTCACCACCTCGGCCAGCTACGCGCCGCCGGGTTCGTCATATCCGAACGTCAGGGCATGAACGTGCACCACACCCCGCGGCGCGACGCACTCGCCGCGCTGTGCCGGGTGCTCGACCCGAATTGCTGCTGA
- a CDS encoding ArsI/CadI family heavy metal resistance metalloenzyme, which produces MSRVQLALNVDNLDESIAFYRNLFGAEPAKVKPGYANFAIANPPLKLVLLENPGHGGSVNHLGVEVESSDAVHAEIARLTDAGMFTEEEIGTTCCFATQDKVWVTAPGGERWEVYTVLADSDTFGAAPSGSDDAVCCGAQA; this is translated from the coding sequence ATGTCTCGTGTCCAGCTGGCTCTGAACGTCGACAACCTCGACGAGTCGATCGCCTTCTACCGCAACCTCTTCGGCGCCGAGCCGGCCAAGGTGAAGCCCGGCTACGCCAACTTTGCGATCGCGAATCCGCCGCTCAAACTGGTGCTGCTCGAGAACCCGGGACACGGCGGGTCGGTCAACCACCTGGGCGTGGAGGTCGAATCCAGCGACGCCGTGCACGCGGAGATCGCCCGCCTCACCGACGCAGGGATGTTCACCGAAGAGGAGATCGGCACCACCTGTTGCTTCGCCACGCAGGACAAGGTGTGGGTGACCGCCCCCGGCGGGGAACGCTGGGAGGTCTACACCGTCCTCGCCGACAGTGACACCTTCGGCGCGGCCCCGAGTGGATCGGACGATGCGGTGTGCTGCGGGGCGCAGGCATGA
- the arsB gene encoding ACR3 family arsenite efflux transporter, with the protein MTQTADAAPATARLSTLDRYLPVWIGLAMAAGLLLGRWVPGLDVVLEKVQVDGISLPIALGLLIMMYPVLAKVRYDRLDTVTSDRKLLVSSLVLNWLLGPALMFALAWLFLADLPEYRTGLIVVGLARCIAMVIIWNDLACGDREAAAVLVALNSVFQVLMFAVLGWFYLSVLPGWLHLPQTSIATSPGQIAKSVLIFLGIPLAAGYLSRRLGEKAKGRAWYESTFLPRIGPWALYGLLFTIVILFALQGHQITTRPWDVARIALPLLVYFAIMWVGGYVLGAALGLGYERTTTLAFTAAGNNFELAIAVAIATWGATSGQALAGVVGPLIEVPVLVALVYLSLALRPRLRSVPA; encoded by the coding sequence ATGACGCAGACCGCTGACGCCGCTCCGGCGACAGCTCGACTCTCGACGCTCGACCGGTATCTGCCGGTCTGGATCGGGTTGGCGATGGCGGCCGGGCTCTTGCTGGGCCGCTGGGTCCCCGGACTGGACGTCGTGCTGGAAAAGGTTCAGGTGGACGGCATTTCGCTGCCGATCGCGCTGGGCCTGCTGATCATGATGTATCCGGTGCTGGCCAAGGTCCGGTACGACCGGCTCGACACCGTCACCTCCGACCGCAAGCTGCTGGTGTCGTCGCTGGTGCTGAACTGGCTGCTCGGCCCGGCTTTGATGTTCGCCTTGGCCTGGCTGTTCCTCGCGGACCTGCCCGAGTACCGGACCGGACTCATCGTTGTCGGTCTGGCGCGGTGCATCGCCATGGTGATCATCTGGAACGACCTGGCGTGCGGCGACCGAGAGGCCGCGGCCGTTCTGGTGGCGCTCAATTCGGTGTTCCAGGTGCTGATGTTCGCGGTGCTCGGCTGGTTCTATCTGTCGGTCCTCCCGGGCTGGTTGCATCTGCCGCAGACTTCGATCGCAACGTCGCCCGGCCAGATCGCGAAATCGGTGCTGATCTTCCTCGGCATCCCGTTGGCAGCCGGCTACCTGTCGCGCCGGCTCGGCGAAAAGGCCAAGGGCCGCGCCTGGTACGAGTCGACGTTCCTGCCCAGGATCGGGCCGTGGGCACTGTACGGGTTGCTGTTCACCATCGTGATCCTCTTTGCGCTGCAAGGGCATCAGATCACCACTCGCCCATGGGACGTCGCCCGTATCGCGCTCCCGCTGCTGGTCTACTTCGCGATCATGTGGGTCGGTGGTTACGTGCTGGGAGCCGCCCTCGGACTCGGCTACGAACGCACCACGACGCTGGCGTTCACCGCGGCGGGCAACAACTTCGAACTGGCCATCGCCGTCGCCATCGCGACGTGGGGCGCGACCTCTGGGCAGGCCCTGGCCGGCGTCGTCGGGCCGCTGATCGAAGTGCCGGTTCTGGTAGCGCTGGTGTATCTGTCGCTGGCGCTGCGGCCGCGGCTGAGGAGTGTGCCCGCATGA
- a CDS encoding arsenate reductase ArsC: MSPKPSVLFVCVHNAGRSQMAAALLTELSDGQIEVRSAGTAPADAINPVAVAAMAELGIDITAEAPKVLTADTVEASDVVITMGCGDTCPYFPGVSYRDWKLDDPAGQPIEAVRPIRDAIAERVRDLVAELLPR; encoded by the coding sequence ATGAGCCCCAAACCCAGCGTGCTGTTCGTCTGCGTCCACAACGCCGGCCGGTCGCAGATGGCGGCCGCGCTGTTGACTGAGCTGTCCGACGGGCAGATCGAAGTACGTTCTGCGGGAACGGCTCCCGCCGATGCGATCAACCCGGTCGCGGTCGCGGCCATGGCTGAACTCGGCATCGACATCACGGCCGAAGCGCCCAAGGTGCTGACGGCTGACACGGTGGAAGCGAGCGACGTGGTGATCACCATGGGCTGCGGCGACACCTGCCCGTACTTTCCGGGGGTGTCCTACCGGGACTGGAAACTCGATGACCCGGCGGGGCAACCCATCGAGGCCGTCCGGCCCATCCGCGATGCCATTGCCGAGCGGGTCCGGGACCTGGTCGCCGAACTGCTGCCGCGCTAG
- a CDS encoding oxygenase MpaB family protein, giving the protein MPQPVQPLADYGFFGPGTVTWKVWGHTTTPVTGLQRAVVVEELDPSLIAAVDATQANYDRPRTRYDRTVRYFATVAFGDSESVVKAADVLVKVHSKAIGTEPVSGNKYDANNPHSQLWILLTGWHSVLTAYEMYGGGKLTPEEEKQYWEECAIAAEFQTCDPADVPRTSAGVRAYFDEMRPHLAVSEAARAMMDHLLNAKVVLPPAPWVLKPVVELINLVLRAGTIATMPRWMRKLSGFDQPRVVDIAVRPVLKVAYGIVDRSPRLKLAVAELIAPSVTQVAAPYILGVPAITDAVFTPEEARRRYGFVKPADAHHDLRAKQQQRVFGEGQAPSDEGLIESQAYLGSLA; this is encoded by the coding sequence GTGCCCCAGCCAGTGCAACCCCTCGCCGACTACGGCTTCTTCGGCCCCGGCACCGTCACCTGGAAGGTGTGGGGACACACCACGACTCCAGTCACCGGCCTCCAGCGGGCCGTTGTGGTCGAGGAACTCGACCCGTCGCTGATCGCAGCCGTCGACGCCACACAGGCCAACTACGACCGGCCGCGCACCCGCTATGACCGCACCGTCCGGTATTTCGCAACTGTCGCGTTCGGCGACAGCGAGTCCGTGGTCAAGGCCGCCGACGTGCTGGTGAAGGTGCACTCGAAAGCGATTGGCACAGAGCCGGTCAGCGGCAACAAGTACGACGCCAACAACCCGCACTCACAGCTGTGGATCCTGCTGACCGGATGGCATTCGGTACTGACCGCCTACGAGATGTACGGCGGCGGCAAGCTCACCCCCGAGGAAGAGAAGCAGTACTGGGAAGAGTGCGCCATCGCGGCCGAATTCCAGACCTGCGACCCGGCCGACGTACCGCGTACCAGCGCCGGTGTTCGCGCGTACTTCGACGAGATGCGCCCACATCTGGCGGTCAGTGAAGCGGCCCGCGCCATGATGGACCACCTGCTCAATGCCAAAGTCGTGCTGCCTCCGGCGCCGTGGGTACTGAAGCCGGTCGTCGAGCTCATCAACCTCGTCCTGCGCGCGGGCACGATTGCCACCATGCCGCGTTGGATGCGCAAGCTCAGCGGTTTCGACCAGCCCCGCGTCGTCGACATCGCCGTGCGCCCGGTACTCAAGGTGGCCTATGGCATCGTCGATCGCAGCCCACGGCTGAAACTCGCCGTGGCGGAGCTGATCGCGCCGTCGGTGACCCAGGTGGCCGCGCCGTACATCCTCGGCGTCCCGGCGATCACCGATGCCGTGTTCACTCCAGAAGAGGCGCGCCGCCGCTACGGATTCGTCAAACCCGCTGACGCACACCACGATCTGCGGGCCAAGCAACAGCAACGGGTGTTCGGCGAAGGCCAGGCTCCCAGCGACGAGGGCTTGATCGAGTCGCAGGCGTACCTCGGGAGTCTCGCCTAG
- a CDS encoding TetR/AcrR family transcriptional regulator: MATDAATKPRERAAHLGPERRRPQILDAALQIAAEFGTAAVTIGAVATHLGVTRPVVYSCFKDRVELLAALLDREGESLRETLLAALHTGRGDDPEAAFIDGYRALLHAVEDQPDTWRFVYLAHADPAVADMVAETRRALASSSSRWIAPALTMWWQTTDLNRKMPVLTELFVSSSEAAVRSLLDPENDWDADNLGEFYGRLMCRAFAAA, from the coding sequence ATGGCCACCGACGCCGCAACGAAGCCCCGCGAGCGGGCCGCCCACCTGGGCCCGGAGCGCCGCCGTCCGCAGATCCTCGATGCCGCACTACAGATCGCTGCGGAATTCGGCACCGCGGCGGTGACCATCGGTGCCGTTGCCACCCACCTCGGCGTCACCCGGCCGGTTGTCTATTCGTGCTTCAAGGACCGCGTGGAACTCCTTGCCGCCCTGCTGGATCGCGAAGGCGAGTCGTTGCGCGAAACCCTGCTGGCGGCGCTGCACACCGGCCGCGGCGACGACCCGGAGGCGGCGTTCATCGACGGCTATCGCGCGCTGCTGCACGCCGTCGAGGACCAGCCGGATACCTGGCGTTTCGTCTACCTGGCGCACGCCGACCCGGCGGTCGCCGACATGGTCGCGGAGACCCGCCGCGCACTCGCGAGCAGCTCGTCGCGCTGGATCGCACCGGCACTGACGATGTGGTGGCAGACCACCGACCTCAATCGCAAGATGCCGGTTCTGACCGAACTGTTCGTGTCGTCCAGCGAGGCGGCGGTCCGGTCCCTGCTCGACCCCGAGAACGACTGGGACGCAGACAATCTCGGTGAGTTTTACGGACGACTCATGTGCCGCGCGTTCGCCGCGGCCTGA
- a CDS encoding acyl-CoA dehydrogenase, translating to MTMLNPHKPDFADFDERTQQIFIATIEFFESHGKAWLTQQDRDRVWYAEFIEFLKKERVFATFLTPASEADGDPDKRWDTARNAMFSEILGFYGMQYWYVWQVTILGLGPIWQSSNTAARKRAAQLLEAGEIFAFGLSEKEHGADVYSTDMVLTPVDDGYRANGGKYYIGNGNLARMVSVFGRRADKPILDSSTALDGGKPDEDFEGYLFFAADSQHADYKLRKNVVNGQMYVAAFDLEDYPVDAEDILHAGKGAFHAAINTVNIGKFNLGFGSIGTCEHAMYEAVTHAENRILFGKHVTEFPQIRRMLTEAYARLVGMKLYSERAIDYMRSASSTDRRYLLFNAIEKMTVTREGEKIITLLSDTIAARGFENDMFFGMALLGSTGLPRLEGTVHVNMALSLKFMQNFMFRPADAGLLALQQLPVEYSPNAATRALATGLRAAGSALIPRVARIPVAPAALRSDRLPVVRRRRDFTNDDFLFRQGPSRGLGRVAFADWRFIFGQFEHIPNVAVFLKQANGFQTLLAAATPTAQQQNDVDFLFAIGELFTLLPYAQLILEQAVIDHTDDDVLDQLFEVLVTDFSRHATTLHCKPTATAAQKKLALDLIVEPVGDPERLERMVRTVRDLAGRYEMAP from the coding sequence ATGACCATGCTCAACCCGCACAAGCCGGACTTCGCCGACTTCGACGAGCGGACCCAGCAGATCTTCATCGCCACCATCGAGTTCTTCGAGAGCCACGGCAAGGCCTGGCTGACGCAGCAGGACCGCGACCGCGTCTGGTACGCGGAGTTCATCGAATTCCTCAAGAAGGAAAGGGTTTTCGCGACGTTCCTGACGCCGGCATCGGAAGCCGACGGTGACCCCGACAAGCGCTGGGACACCGCTCGCAACGCGATGTTCAGTGAGATCCTGGGCTTCTACGGCATGCAGTACTGGTACGTCTGGCAGGTCACGATCCTGGGACTCGGCCCCATCTGGCAGTCATCCAACACCGCGGCCCGCAAGCGCGCCGCCCAGCTGCTCGAGGCCGGCGAGATCTTCGCGTTCGGCCTATCGGAGAAGGAGCACGGCGCGGACGTGTACTCGACGGACATGGTGCTGACGCCGGTCGACGACGGCTACCGGGCGAACGGCGGCAAGTACTACATCGGCAACGGCAACCTGGCCCGCATGGTGTCGGTATTCGGCCGCCGGGCCGACAAGCCGATCCTGGACAGCTCGACCGCGCTCGACGGCGGCAAGCCCGACGAGGATTTCGAGGGGTATCTCTTCTTCGCCGCCGACAGTCAGCATGCTGACTACAAGCTGCGCAAGAACGTCGTCAACGGCCAGATGTACGTCGCTGCTTTCGATCTCGAGGATTACCCGGTCGACGCCGAGGACATCCTGCACGCCGGCAAGGGCGCTTTCCATGCCGCGATCAACACCGTCAACATCGGCAAGTTCAACCTCGGCTTCGGTTCCATCGGCACGTGTGAGCACGCCATGTACGAGGCCGTCACGCACGCCGAGAATCGAATCCTGTTCGGAAAGCACGTCACCGAGTTCCCGCAGATCCGCCGCATGCTGACCGAGGCCTACGCCCGGCTGGTCGGCATGAAGCTCTACAGCGAGCGCGCCATCGACTACATGCGGTCAGCGTCCTCGACTGATCGGCGCTACCTGCTGTTCAACGCCATCGAGAAGATGACCGTCACTCGTGAGGGCGAGAAGATCATCACGCTGCTGTCGGACACGATCGCCGCGCGTGGCTTCGAGAACGACATGTTCTTCGGGATGGCGCTGCTGGGTTCGACCGGTCTGCCGCGCCTGGAAGGCACTGTGCACGTCAACATGGCGCTGTCGCTGAAGTTCATGCAGAACTTCATGTTCCGTCCCGCCGACGCCGGACTGCTGGCGCTGCAGCAGCTTCCCGTCGAGTACTCGCCCAACGCGGCTACGCGGGCACTGGCCACCGGCCTACGTGCGGCCGGCTCGGCACTCATCCCGCGCGTGGCGCGAATTCCGGTGGCGCCGGCGGCATTGCGGTCCGACCGCCTGCCGGTGGTGCGCCGCCGTCGGGACTTCACCAACGACGACTTCCTGTTCCGTCAGGGTCCCAGCCGTGGCCTCGGGCGGGTGGCGTTTGCGGACTGGCGATTCATCTTCGGGCAGTTCGAGCACATCCCCAACGTCGCGGTGTTCCTCAAGCAGGCCAACGGGTTCCAGACCCTGCTGGCTGCGGCCACACCGACCGCCCAGCAGCAGAACGACGTCGATTTCCTGTTCGCGATCGGTGAGCTGTTCACGTTGCTGCCCTACGCGCAGCTGATCCTTGAGCAGGCCGTCATCGACCACACCGACGACGACGTGCTGGACCAGCTTTTCGAGGTTCTGGTCACCGACTTCTCCCGGCACGCCACCACGCTGCATTGCAAGCCGACCGCCACCGCGGCGCAGAAGAAGCTCGCGCTGGATCTGATCGTGGAACCGGTGGGCGACCCGGAACGCCTGGAGCGCATGGTCCGTACGGTGCGGGACCTGGCAGGTCGGTACGAGATGGCGCCCTAG
- a CDS encoding DUF1254 domain-containing protein, whose protein sequence is MSAADVLPWCGTLSIAMAALVILAGPTARRAYRAEGATAPRRCPLQQLMRTSTTDAMYVDRFLDVNAEPWVLTLPDAADRRYLFQVLSGRADVFDDADEHVAWTTPQTYAITGPNWNGELPAGVTEHRSLAPIIWLLGRIECTGTAEDRAAAQELLDRISLVPLSAYVTQFVSD, encoded by the coding sequence ATGTCAGCAGCCGATGTCCTGCCGTGGTGCGGCACGTTGTCCATCGCCATGGCTGCACTGGTGATCCTGGCCGGCCCCACGGCTCGCCGGGCCTATCGCGCCGAAGGTGCGACCGCACCCCGCCGCTGCCCACTGCAGCAACTCATGCGGACGAGCACCACCGACGCCATGTACGTCGACCGGTTCCTCGACGTGAACGCCGAGCCCTGGGTGCTGACACTGCCGGACGCCGCCGATCGTAGATACCTCTTTCAGGTGCTCTCCGGCCGGGCCGACGTGTTCGATGACGCCGACGAGCACGTCGCCTGGACGACGCCGCAGACCTATGCCATCACCGGGCCGAACTGGAACGGCGAACTGCCTGCCGGTGTCACCGAACACCGCTCGCTCGCCCCGATCATCTGGCTGCTGGGCCGCATCGAGTGCACGGGCACGGCCGAGGACCGCGCCGCCGCACAGGAGCTGCTGGACCGGATTTCGCTGGTTCCGTTGAGTGCCTACGTCACTCAGTTCGTGTCCGACTAG
- a CDS encoding DUF1254 domain-containing protein, with amino-acid sequence MLHRHRRWTRTLAALTITALAATAAGCATSSKPSKLSADEAKAIAVDAYVYGYALNTVEMTRRVMTNVAQVQAPRAPMGQLMRMREYPNAAFRDVTAPNADTLYTNGFIDVKDEPWILTLPDAHDRYYLFPMLSGWTDVFQVPGKRTTGTGPQTYAITGPNWKGTLPAGVTEYKSPTSTVWLMGRIYCDGTPADYAAVHAMQDQISLVPLSSYGKPYTPPAGKVDPSIDMKTPVRDQVENLSTEAYFDMLAALLKDNPPAAADKPIIEKMARIGIVPGEKFDITKLDADVAAALKSVPKDGVAKIMGHYGTLNTVNGWQFTTKTGEYGTDYLQRALITAIGLGANRPQDAVYPTSKTDAAGQPYNGANKYVMHFAKDQLPPAEGFWSLTMYDEGYFFVANPLNRFTLSQRDNLARNPDGSVDLYLQHDNPGPEKQANWLPAPAGAFNLMLRLYWPKQNPPSIIDGTWQPPAVTKLP; translated from the coding sequence ATGCTGCACAGACATCGCCGGTGGACCCGGACGCTGGCTGCCCTGACCATCACAGCGCTGGCGGCCACAGCCGCCGGCTGTGCCACATCCAGCAAACCGTCGAAGCTGTCCGCCGACGAGGCCAAGGCCATCGCGGTCGACGCGTACGTCTACGGCTACGCCCTCAACACCGTCGAGATGACGCGGCGGGTCATGACGAACGTCGCCCAGGTGCAGGCGCCCCGGGCCCCGATGGGCCAGTTGATGCGTATGCGGGAGTACCCGAACGCCGCGTTCCGCGACGTCACGGCGCCCAACGCCGACACGCTCTACACAAATGGGTTCATCGACGTCAAAGACGAGCCGTGGATCCTGACGCTGCCCGACGCCCACGACCGGTACTACCTTTTCCCGATGCTGTCGGGCTGGACAGATGTGTTCCAGGTTCCCGGCAAACGCACGACGGGCACCGGCCCGCAGACCTACGCCATCACCGGCCCGAACTGGAAGGGCACGCTGCCCGCGGGCGTGACGGAGTACAAGTCTCCGACGTCGACGGTGTGGCTGATGGGCCGCATCTACTGCGATGGCACGCCTGCGGACTATGCCGCCGTGCACGCGATGCAGGACCAGATTTCGCTGGTGCCGCTGAGTTCATACGGAAAGCCCTACACGCCGCCGGCCGGGAAGGTCGATCCCAGCATCGACATGAAGACCCCGGTCCGTGACCAGGTCGAAAACCTCAGTACCGAAGCCTATTTCGACATGCTTGCCGCCCTGCTGAAGGACAACCCGCCCGCCGCGGCCGACAAGCCGATCATCGAGAAGATGGCCCGCATCGGCATCGTGCCCGGCGAGAAATTCGACATCACCAAGCTCGATGCCGATGTGGCTGCCGCGCTGAAGTCCGTACCCAAGGACGGCGTCGCGAAGATCATGGGCCACTACGGCACTCTCAACACCGTCAACGGGTGGCAATTCACCACCAAGACAGGCGAATACGGCACCGATTACCTGCAGCGCGCCTTGATCACCGCCATCGGGCTGGGCGCGAACCGGCCCCAGGACGCGGTCTACCCGACATCGAAAACCGATGCCGCGGGCCAGCCGTACAATGGCGCCAACAAGTACGTGATGCACTTCGCCAAGGACCAGCTGCCTCCCGCCGAGGGCTTCTGGTCACTGACGATGTACGACGAGGGCTACTTCTTCGTCGCCAATCCGCTCAACCGCTTCACGCTCAGCCAGCGCGACAACCTGGCCCGCAACCCCGACGGATCCGTGGATCTGTATCTGCAGCACGACAATCCGGGACCGGAGAAGCAGGCCAACTGGTTGCCCGCACCCGCCGGCGCCTTCAACCTCATGCTGCGCCTGTACTGGCCGAAGCAGAACCCGCCGTCGATCATCGATGGCACCTGGCAGCCACCGGCCGTGACAAAACTCCCGTAA
- a CDS encoding AraC family transcriptional regulator has product MAMIRGTALTCFPELVAELGGDGDALLAAAHIASADIGRHDRFISLPSGALALEAAAVALRTPDFGRRLALRQNIDILGPVGLAARNAETVADAFVIFDKFMAAYSPAISARITVPAGTDLRRFEFEYLLDPAPPQAQAIELSLGVTLQVLRLFLGPDYRPLAVHLPHSARTPAGEYQSYFGCPPSFGEPVAGFTLRAADLERPLPTDRIAHQTAMDYLMNTIGESEPATTQLVRTLVRQLLPGGAVGLQDIARHVGLHPKTLQRRLSAEGATFGDLVDQIRRETAQRLLLDTELTLDQLCRNLGYAEQSVLTRSCKRWFGTTPTAYRNGRR; this is encoded by the coding sequence ATGGCGATGATCCGGGGTACGGCGCTCACGTGCTTTCCCGAGTTGGTTGCTGAACTCGGCGGCGACGGTGACGCGCTGCTGGCCGCGGCGCATATCGCGAGCGCGGACATCGGCCGTCACGATCGGTTCATCTCCCTGCCCAGCGGCGCCCTGGCGCTCGAGGCCGCGGCGGTGGCACTGCGCACTCCCGATTTCGGACGTCGACTTGCATTGCGCCAGAACATCGACATCCTCGGACCCGTCGGGCTGGCGGCCCGCAACGCCGAAACGGTCGCCGATGCGTTCGTCATCTTCGACAAGTTCATGGCCGCCTACAGCCCCGCGATCAGTGCCCGGATCACCGTCCCCGCCGGAACCGACCTGCGCCGCTTCGAGTTCGAGTACCTCCTGGACCCGGCACCGCCGCAGGCGCAGGCCATCGAGTTGTCGCTCGGTGTCACGCTGCAGGTGCTGCGACTTTTCCTGGGTCCGGACTACCGCCCGCTCGCGGTGCACCTGCCGCATTCGGCGCGCACCCCGGCCGGCGAGTACCAGTCCTACTTCGGCTGCCCGCCGTCATTCGGTGAACCGGTCGCCGGCTTCACGCTGCGCGCCGCCGACCTGGAGCGGCCGTTGCCCACCGACCGCATCGCGCATCAGACGGCCATGGACTACCTCATGAACACCATCGGTGAATCTGAGCCTGCCACAACGCAATTGGTCCGCACCCTGGTCCGTCAGTTGCTGCCGGGTGGAGCCGTGGGGCTGCAGGACATCGCCCGGCATGTCGGCCTGCACCCGAAGACGCTGCAGCGACGCCTGTCGGCCGAGGGCGCGACGTTCGGTGACCTGGTCGATCAGATCCGCCGCGAGACCGCGCAGCGGTTACTGCTCGATACCGAGCTGACCCTCGACCAGCTCTGCCGGAATCTCGGCTATGCCGAACAGAGCGTGCTCACGCGGTCGTGCAAGCGGTGGTTCGGCACGACGCCCACGGCCTACCGGAACGGCCGGCGCTGA